ttgttggtgcacttgtgtctgtactttgtctgtattcggtctgtatataaacaaTGTCCTtatcagtcctgtaagttgaccaagtcaaccgtcctcctggtttgacttggacaacatttgGTAAAATagtgaaagatgttctgatcgaaggatagactcgaaggatacttgatccttcgagttgctcgaaagatatggttcgaccatggttcgaccatggttcgaccatggttcgaccatggttcgaccattagactcgaaggatgatccttcgaggtccatgccgTCATTCGAGTTGTTgtagtcgacagatgatccttcggaccatctgtcgaatcatTCGATCCAACATCAtatgctgggtatatatatacccatgcagtgtatgtgagTGTAGGAGTTCTGCCAttttcacacacccgagagatagagagcttagagagcattctgtccagaactcacatacacacacttagagagtttatagaacatttctgtaaacattgagcttgtaaccgaaccctcattgcattaatacaacttgtgttaatcggtgaacttgtgtgtttgtttctctacttgctactaactcggtttgcttgctagcttggattccgcacttgctagtaggtttgtataacaaggtttgaggttcgtcatccaccGGATAGGGACCTACAGATTTGTATGTTGCATCATAATGTACTATGCAGATTGCTATTGGAAATGGTCACTTAATCTGTTAATTGGACTATACTATGCGATTCATTGGATATTTTAGGCTGCTAATGCTCACTTTGAAAGTAGTTTAAAAAGTAGGTATGTTCTGATTTTTTATTTTCTACATCAGTTAGTTGTTAGCTGTTATTCATACAAACCCTATAGGTTCTTTTATATCCataatttcatttttattaaatTAGATTACTTTTTACTATTTATTTTATCAATATACAACACCTTAATTATTTTTGTGGCCTAGGTTACCTTTCTAATACTGCTATCTTTTACATGACCACTCACTCTCTGTTCGATTAGGTTTAAACTGAGAGTTGTGTGTGTATAGGGATACCGATGGGAGTAACGTTCAAGTCATCAGTCAACATCGGATTGAAAGCAGGGTACTCTGTTTTGGTCACCGTAGCAGCCAGTTTCGTCGGAATCCACATCAGCGCCGCCTTGAGAGTTGAGATGCCGTGGTGACTACGTTTTAGGGTTATACAATTTTAACAGTTATTACGATCCTACCCTCAAAAGGGCTTGTCAACATGTGTGGAAAAAAATGGGATTTTCATTGTGGAAGGGGACATAAAGGACACCGGTGCTGAACAAACTCTTTGAGGTAGTTCATTTTACTCATGTTATTTATTTAGCTGCTCAAGCTAGTGTTAGATATGCAATGAAGAAACCTAAAATCTTATACTCATAGTAATATTGCTGGTTTTATTATTGTTCTTGAAATATGCAAAAATGCAAATCCACAGCCTACAATTGTTTGGGTATCTTCTAGTTCTGTTTATGGGTTGAATACAGAAGTACCCTTTTCGGAAAAAGATTTCGGAAAAAGATCGAACTGATCCTATACGCTGCAACGAAGAAAGCGGGTGAAGAAATCACTCATACGTATAATCATATTTATGGGTTGTCTTTGACAGGTTTGAGGTTCTTTACAGTTTATGGACCATGGGGTAGACCCAATATGACTTATTTTTTCTTTAGTAAAGATATCTTGAAACGGAAATCGATTCCCATTTTTGAGTCTAGTAATCATGGGACTGTTGCGCGTGATTTTACCTTTATTGATGATGTTGTAAAGGGTTGTTTAGGTGCTTTAGATGCCACTGAAAAGAGTACACGAAGTGGTGGGAAGAAAAAAAGGGGTGGCTCAGTTTAGGATTTTAATTTAGGGAATACTTCGCCTGTGCTGTTAGTTTAAGTGTTGTGATGTTACTTGTTTAGTTTCTTGATTGAAGGTTGACTTGCTGTGTGTAtgtgtttttttcttttctttttattataaATTTCTTGATATGAGTTTGGTTTTTGTGATCTCATGATACATTTTTACATTCAGCATGACTTTTTATTGTAATTTGTCAACTGAAGTTGCTAGTATAGGGTTATCAAACAATCGTGTCGTTATAGTAGCGGTGCATTCTTGCCATCTAAATCGCAATCACCAGTTGTTACATAAATCTATTAACAACCTAAGGCAATATTTGTGTGTAAACTTTACAGGTCATGTCTACTCTGTTTATCCATTATTTATAAGATATTGCAACTACATGAATACCTTCCGAGTTACTACCAAGAGAATTAGATCTTTCAAGCATACAATGTTGTTGGGAGATTAAATTTGTGCGCATCGCAATCAAGCTAAAACTTAGCTAATACCCTACATTCAATGTGAGTTAGTTTGCAGCGGGATATTAGTTAATCAATGTGTCAGGTATCACTGTTTCATCGTCAACTGATTCACAATATGCGCAAAACAATAAACAAGAGTAGAAGAACAATTGCTATGAGCACAAGGTATTAATCAAAATCGATTGTTTCAATACATCATGTAAAACTAGTTATCAATTAAAATTGAATTTACAGATGG
The Helianthus annuus cultivar XRQ/B unplaced genomic scaffold, HanXRQr2.0-SUNRISE HanXRQChr00c292, whole genome shotgun sequence DNA segment above includes these coding regions:
- the LOC118489744 gene encoding UDP-glucuronate 4-epimerase 4-like, which codes for MGVTFKSSVNIGLKAGSTLFGKRFRKKIELILYAATKKAGEEITHTYNHIYGLSLTGLRFFTVYGPWGRPNMTYFFFSKDILKRKSIPIFESSNHGTVARDFTFIDDVVKGCLGALDATEKSTRSGGKKKRGGSV